The Aphelocoma coerulescens isolate FSJ_1873_10779 chromosome 14, UR_Acoe_1.0, whole genome shotgun sequence genome has a window encoding:
- the SMIM10L3 gene encoding salivary gland specific protein SAGSIN1: MAAALSALAARLSQSAAARSYGVFCKGLTRTLLIFFDLAWKLRINFPYLYIVASMMLNVRLQVHIEIH; this comes from the coding sequence ATGGCGGCGGCTCTGTCCGCGCTCGCTGCCAGGCTCTCCCAGTCGGCCGCGGCCAGGTCCTACGGCGTGTTCTGCAAGGGGCTTACCAGGACCCTTCTCATCTTCTTCGACCTGGCCTGGAAGCTCCGCATCAACTTCCCCTACCTCTACATCGTCGCCTCCATGATGCTCAACGTGCGGCTGCAG